The following are encoded in a window of Pectinophora gossypiella chromosome 24, ilPecGoss1.1, whole genome shotgun sequence genomic DNA:
- the LOC126377721 gene encoding chloride channel protein 2 isoform X1, translating to MVKWRKTQNLVSGDTSEEEIGHSYLGTLMYGRYQRDLSEAAREEARRLRRLRKRRRKDDKLRQKELEASGKRPTGKFFKVLGSLWRHTFARLGEDWVFLALLGIIMAIINFAMDRAIAVCNNARMWMYKDLATSTFSQYVAWVSLPICLILFAAGFVHIVAAQSIGSGIPEMKTILRGVHLKEYLTFRALISKIIGLTATLGSGLPLGKEGPSVHIASMVASLLSKLVTTFQGIYSNESRTTEMLAAACAVGVASCFAAPVGGVLFSIEVTTTYFAVRNYWRGFFAACCGAIMFRLLSVWSGATPTVKPLFPTNLPQDFPFDPQEFAVFVLLGIVAGLLAALWVYLHRQYVLFMRNTKVLSNFLQKNRFIYPGFMTLAVMSIFFPPGIGKYMAADLGNQEQVLSLFANFTWGDQLTAEQAAVVDHWRTPEVDHFGCLVIYFFSIYFLAMVSCTLPVPAGIFVPAFKMGASLGRFTGEVMHYFCPLGVAYGGVIQKILPGGYATVGAAAFTGAVTHTVSTIVIVIEMTGQVTHLLPIMAAVLAANAVAALLQPSCFDSIILIKKLPYLPDLLSSASRMYDICVEDFMVRDVKYIWNRMTFQQLKDLLKENKTIKSFPLVDSPTSMVLLGSIHRWELVRVIEKQVGRSRRLQVAAQWLRDAERRRQENEAKKRRPSRFEVTPAPDMLQVPGTGMTRGSSLTTKDQGGLIPSPGQLFRPKSILKKTNSFTLTRGLVSPGVPQTPLSPPPSVYTTVTGAETRIRAAFEAIFKRSSLLPDVEGGLPDQLGSLPRSPSINKKVQLPRERVCDMSPEDQKTWEQLEMAKEVDFDRMLQIARRRDNQHDESEYEDENLYICHIDPAPFQLVERTSLLKVHSLFSTLGVKRAYVTAIGRLIGVVSIKELRKAIEDVNSGALTPATRPAPPTTPMPMLIKVQASEPAPPTDSETAKLTTSGDK from the exons ATGTATGGTCGCTACCAGCGCGACCTCAGTGAAGCCGCCAGAGAAGAAGCGAGAAGACTCAGAAGGTTACGGAAGAGGAGAAGAAAAGACGACAAATTACGACAGAAGGAGTTAGAAGCCAGCGGGAAGCGACCGACGGGGAAATTCTTTAAGGTTTTAG GTTCATTATGGCGGCACACATTCGCCCGTCTCGGCGAAGACTGGGTGTTCCTGGCGCTCCTGGGCATCATAATGGCGATCATCAACTTCGCAATGGACCGCGCCATTGCTGTCTGCAACAATG CTCGTATGTGGATGTACAAGGACTTGGCAACGTCGACATTCAGCCAGTACGTGGCGTGGGTGTCTCTGCCCATCTGCCTCATCCTCTTCGCTGCTGGGTTCGTCCACATCGTCGCGGCGCAGAGTATTG GCTCGGGTATACCTGAGATGAAGACGATCCTCAGAGGAGTGCACCTCAAGGAGTACCTCACATTTCGTGCGCTGATCTCCAAGATTATTGGGCTCACTGCCACTCTTGGGTCTGGGCTACCTTTGGGTAAAGAG GGCCCGTCAGTGCATATAGCGTCGATGGTGGCGAGTCTTTTATCCAAACTGGTGACAACCTTCCAAGGCATCTACAGCAACGAGAGCAGGACCACGGAGATGTTGGCAGCCGCCTGCGCAGTCGGCGTCGCCTCCTGTTTCGCCGCGCCCGTTGGAG GTGTCCTGTTCTCTATAGAAGTAACAACAACATATTTTGCCGTAAGGAACTACTGGCGAGGATTCTTCGCAGCTTGCTGTGGTGCAATT ATGTTCCGCCTGCTGTCAGTATGGTCAGGAGCCACGCCCACGGTCAAGCCGCTGTTCCCCACCAACCTACCGCAGGACTTCCCCTTCGACCCTCAGGAGTTCGCCGTCTTTGTCTTGCTGGG CATAGTGGCAGGTCTTCTAGCAGCGCTGTGGGTATACCTGCATCGTCAGTACGTGCTCTTCATGAGGAACACCAAGGTGCTGTCGAACTTCCTGCAGAAGAA TCGATTCATCTACCCAGGCTTCATGACGCTTGCCGTGATGTCCATCTTCTTCCCTCCGGGCATCGGAAAGTACATGGCCGCTGATTTGGGTAACCAGGAACAG GTTCTATCCCTGTTCGCCAACTTCACATGGGGGGACCAGCTGACGGCTGAGCAAGCGGCTGTGGTGGACCACTGGCGGACCCCGGAGGTGGACCATTTCGGCTGCCTCGTCATATACTTCTTCTCCATA TACTTCCTGGCAATGGTCTCGTGCACGCTGCCAGTCCCAGCGGGTATCTTCGTGCCGGCCTTCAAGATGGGCGCGTCTCTGGGTCGCTTCACCGGCGAGGTCATGCACTACTTCTGCCCGCTCGGAGTCGCTTATGGAGGGGTCATACAGAAGATTCTGCCAG GGGGGTACGCGACGGTTGGCGCGGCCGCATTCACCGGCGCAGTGACACACACTGTCTCCACAATAGTCATCGTCATCGAGATGACTGGACAG GTAACCCATCTTCTACCAATAATGGCGGCGGTTCTAGCAGCGAATGCTGTCGCAGCACTCCTCCAGCCATCTTGCTTCGACAGCATCATTCTCATCAAAAAGCTGCCTTACCTGCCCGACCTGCTAAGCTCTGCTAGCC gtatgtatgatATATGCGTGGAAGATTTCATGGTGCGTGACGTGAAGTACATCTGGAACCGGATGACCTTCCAGCAGCTCAAGGACCTGCTTAAGGAGAACAAG ACAATAAAGAGCTTCCCACTAGTGGACAGTCCGACTTCCATGGTTCTGCTTGGCTCCATACATCGATGGGAGTTAGTTAGAGTGATAGAGAAACAG GTGGGTCGGTCGAGAAGACTGCAAGTGGCGGCGCAGTGGTTGCGAGACGCCGAGAGACGCAGGCAGGAGAACGAGGCCAAGAAGCGAAGACCCTCACGGTTCGAG GTGACTCCGGCGCCGGATATGCTGCAAGTCCCTGGCACCGGTATGACTCGAGGATCGTCGCTCACCACCAAAGACCAAGGAGGCCTTATACcat CACCAGGTCAACTCTTCCGTCCGAAGTCGATCCTGAAGAAGACCAACTCGTTTACTCTGACCCGCGGGCTGGTGAGCCCTGGGGTTCCGCAGACGCCCCTGTCCCCCCCGCCCTCCGTGTACACAACTGTCACTGGAGCTGAAACCAG AATCCGCGCGGCATTTGAAGCGATCTTCAAGAGGTCGTCTCTCCTACCAGACGTGGAGGGAGGTCTACCAGACCAGCTCGGGAGTCTGCCAAGAAGCCCATCAATCAATAAGAAGGTTCAATTG CCCCGTGAGCGCGTGTGCGACATGTCTCCGGAAGACCAGAAGACCTGGGAGCAGCTGGAGATGGCAAAAGAAGTGGATTTCGATCGCATGCTGCAAATAGCGAGAAGAAGGGACAAT CAACACGACGAATCAGAGTATGAAGATGAGAATCTGTACATCTGCCACATCGACCCCGCGCCCTTCCAACTCGTCGAGAGGACCTCGCTGCTTAAG GTCCATTCGCTGTTCTCGACATTGGGCGTGAAGCGAGCTTACGTCACCGCAATAGGTCGTCTTATCGGAGTCGTGTCTATTAAGGAG CTCCGCAAGGCGATAGAGGACGTGAACTCCGGCGCACTCACCCCCGCCACGCGGCCCGCGCCCCCCACCACGCCGATGCCCATGCTCATCAAG gtaCAAGCATCCGAGCCAGCGCCCCCTACAGACAGCGAGACAGCAAAACTGACCACCTCAGGCGACAAATGA
- the LOC126377721 gene encoding chloride channel protein 2 isoform X2 has translation MKQMQNKEEGSDEELGLGYQNTLMYGRYQRDLSEAAREEARRLRRLRKRRRKDDKLRQKELEASGKRPTGKFFKVLGSLWRHTFARLGEDWVFLALLGIIMAIINFAMDRAIAVCNNARMWMYKDLATSTFSQYVAWVSLPICLILFAAGFVHIVAAQSIGSGIPEMKTILRGVHLKEYLTFRALISKIIGLTATLGSGLPLGKEGPSVHIASMVASLLSKLVTTFQGIYSNESRTTEMLAAACAVGVASCFAAPVGGVLFSIEVTTTYFAVRNYWRGFFAACCGAIMFRLLSVWSGATPTVKPLFPTNLPQDFPFDPQEFAVFVLLGIVAGLLAALWVYLHRQYVLFMRNTKVLSNFLQKNRFIYPGFMTLAVMSIFFPPGIGKYMAADLGNQEQVLSLFANFTWGDQLTAEQAAVVDHWRTPEVDHFGCLVIYFFSIYFLAMVSCTLPVPAGIFVPAFKMGASLGRFTGEVMHYFCPLGVAYGGVIQKILPGGYATVGAAAFTGAVTHTVSTIVIVIEMTGQVTHLLPIMAAVLAANAVAALLQPSCFDSIILIKKLPYLPDLLSSASRMYDICVEDFMVRDVKYIWNRMTFQQLKDLLKENKTIKSFPLVDSPTSMVLLGSIHRWELVRVIEKQVGRSRRLQVAAQWLRDAERRRQENEAKKRRPSRFEVTPAPDMLQVPGTGMTRGSSLTTKDQGGLIPSPGQLFRPKSILKKTNSFTLTRGLVSPGVPQTPLSPPPSVYTTVTGAETRIRAAFEAIFKRSSLLPDVEGGLPDQLGSLPRSPSINKKVQLPRERVCDMSPEDQKTWEQLEMAKEVDFDRMLQIARRRDNQHDESEYEDENLYICHIDPAPFQLVERTSLLKVHSLFSTLGVKRAYVTAIGRLIGVVSIKELRKAIEDVNSGALTPATRPAPPTTPMPMLIKVQASEPAPPTDSETAKLTTSGDK, from the exons ATGTATGGTCGCTACCAGCGCGACCTCAGTGAAGCCGCCAGAGAAGAAGCGAGAAGACTCAGAAGGTTACGGAAGAGGAGAAGAAAAGACGACAAATTACGACAGAAGGAGTTAGAAGCCAGCGGGAAGCGACCGACGGGGAAATTCTTTAAGGTTTTAG GTTCATTATGGCGGCACACATTCGCCCGTCTCGGCGAAGACTGGGTGTTCCTGGCGCTCCTGGGCATCATAATGGCGATCATCAACTTCGCAATGGACCGCGCCATTGCTGTCTGCAACAATG CTCGTATGTGGATGTACAAGGACTTGGCAACGTCGACATTCAGCCAGTACGTGGCGTGGGTGTCTCTGCCCATCTGCCTCATCCTCTTCGCTGCTGGGTTCGTCCACATCGTCGCGGCGCAGAGTATTG GCTCGGGTATACCTGAGATGAAGACGATCCTCAGAGGAGTGCACCTCAAGGAGTACCTCACATTTCGTGCGCTGATCTCCAAGATTATTGGGCTCACTGCCACTCTTGGGTCTGGGCTACCTTTGGGTAAAGAG GGCCCGTCAGTGCATATAGCGTCGATGGTGGCGAGTCTTTTATCCAAACTGGTGACAACCTTCCAAGGCATCTACAGCAACGAGAGCAGGACCACGGAGATGTTGGCAGCCGCCTGCGCAGTCGGCGTCGCCTCCTGTTTCGCCGCGCCCGTTGGAG GTGTCCTGTTCTCTATAGAAGTAACAACAACATATTTTGCCGTAAGGAACTACTGGCGAGGATTCTTCGCAGCTTGCTGTGGTGCAATT ATGTTCCGCCTGCTGTCAGTATGGTCAGGAGCCACGCCCACGGTCAAGCCGCTGTTCCCCACCAACCTACCGCAGGACTTCCCCTTCGACCCTCAGGAGTTCGCCGTCTTTGTCTTGCTGGG CATAGTGGCAGGTCTTCTAGCAGCGCTGTGGGTATACCTGCATCGTCAGTACGTGCTCTTCATGAGGAACACCAAGGTGCTGTCGAACTTCCTGCAGAAGAA TCGATTCATCTACCCAGGCTTCATGACGCTTGCCGTGATGTCCATCTTCTTCCCTCCGGGCATCGGAAAGTACATGGCCGCTGATTTGGGTAACCAGGAACAG GTTCTATCCCTGTTCGCCAACTTCACATGGGGGGACCAGCTGACGGCTGAGCAAGCGGCTGTGGTGGACCACTGGCGGACCCCGGAGGTGGACCATTTCGGCTGCCTCGTCATATACTTCTTCTCCATA TACTTCCTGGCAATGGTCTCGTGCACGCTGCCAGTCCCAGCGGGTATCTTCGTGCCGGCCTTCAAGATGGGCGCGTCTCTGGGTCGCTTCACCGGCGAGGTCATGCACTACTTCTGCCCGCTCGGAGTCGCTTATGGAGGGGTCATACAGAAGATTCTGCCAG GGGGGTACGCGACGGTTGGCGCGGCCGCATTCACCGGCGCAGTGACACACACTGTCTCCACAATAGTCATCGTCATCGAGATGACTGGACAG GTAACCCATCTTCTACCAATAATGGCGGCGGTTCTAGCAGCGAATGCTGTCGCAGCACTCCTCCAGCCATCTTGCTTCGACAGCATCATTCTCATCAAAAAGCTGCCTTACCTGCCCGACCTGCTAAGCTCTGCTAGCC gtatgtatgatATATGCGTGGAAGATTTCATGGTGCGTGACGTGAAGTACATCTGGAACCGGATGACCTTCCAGCAGCTCAAGGACCTGCTTAAGGAGAACAAG ACAATAAAGAGCTTCCCACTAGTGGACAGTCCGACTTCCATGGTTCTGCTTGGCTCCATACATCGATGGGAGTTAGTTAGAGTGATAGAGAAACAG GTGGGTCGGTCGAGAAGACTGCAAGTGGCGGCGCAGTGGTTGCGAGACGCCGAGAGACGCAGGCAGGAGAACGAGGCCAAGAAGCGAAGACCCTCACGGTTCGAG GTGACTCCGGCGCCGGATATGCTGCAAGTCCCTGGCACCGGTATGACTCGAGGATCGTCGCTCACCACCAAAGACCAAGGAGGCCTTATACcat CACCAGGTCAACTCTTCCGTCCGAAGTCGATCCTGAAGAAGACCAACTCGTTTACTCTGACCCGCGGGCTGGTGAGCCCTGGGGTTCCGCAGACGCCCCTGTCCCCCCCGCCCTCCGTGTACACAACTGTCACTGGAGCTGAAACCAG AATCCGCGCGGCATTTGAAGCGATCTTCAAGAGGTCGTCTCTCCTACCAGACGTGGAGGGAGGTCTACCAGACCAGCTCGGGAGTCTGCCAAGAAGCCCATCAATCAATAAGAAGGTTCAATTG CCCCGTGAGCGCGTGTGCGACATGTCTCCGGAAGACCAGAAGACCTGGGAGCAGCTGGAGATGGCAAAAGAAGTGGATTTCGATCGCATGCTGCAAATAGCGAGAAGAAGGGACAAT CAACACGACGAATCAGAGTATGAAGATGAGAATCTGTACATCTGCCACATCGACCCCGCGCCCTTCCAACTCGTCGAGAGGACCTCGCTGCTTAAG GTCCATTCGCTGTTCTCGACATTGGGCGTGAAGCGAGCTTACGTCACCGCAATAGGTCGTCTTATCGGAGTCGTGTCTATTAAGGAG CTCCGCAAGGCGATAGAGGACGTGAACTCCGGCGCACTCACCCCCGCCACGCGGCCCGCGCCCCCCACCACGCCGATGCCCATGCTCATCAAG gtaCAAGCATCCGAGCCAGCGCCCCCTACAGACAGCGAGACAGCAAAACTGACCACCTCAGGCGACAAATGA